A single Mangrovimonas sp. YM274 DNA region contains:
- a CDS encoding gliding motility-associated C-terminal domain-containing protein, translating to MREGKIYAISKYLLGIYIVLFGGLFYSSAQCPTVNDPVQTFCDIESVLVSDLVAQDNGSGVVWYDTPTSTTPLASTEGLVNGEDYYADDNSGSCGSRQQVTVVIYGAPIGFNFQGVCVETPDDATIADLIAIGNDVQWYLSFSGGTPLPDTTLLSDNTIYYADQANPDTGCRTSRLSVLVNVGLVPIPTGDAVQEFCIESDPTVADLNATGTNNWYATAFSFLPLDPTTPLIDGENYYATTIDPPCESLGRFEVTVVITQANEAGTDGLLELCEGALATTPSINLFDYLEGTPSNNGTWAGPFPTSNGSTGTIDTINFTVANSPYEFTYSVDETANCPTATATVTITITENSNAGINGTVDLCSNGNTVDLFNSLGGTPDTGGTWSPALASGTGIFDPTLDSAGVYTYTVPGIPPCGDAVATVDVSIIPEPNAGNDSTLDICSNDAPQNLFDSLGGTPDIGGTWSPALASGSDLFDPLIDTAGTYTYTVAGIAPCQSVSATLIVTIISAPNGGINANLELCEEDTNTYNLFDTLEGTPDLGGSWSPALASGSGIFDPAIDPAGTYTYTVTGTAPCADSSATVTVTLIPNVNAGTDGTLQICTSDTSTYNLFDSLGGTPDAGGTWTPALTSGSGIFDPSVDTEGTYTYTVLGTAPCGDASATVTVSIIEEPNAGTDGTLEVCENDTPQDLFNSLEGTPNLGGSWFPALASGSGIFDPAIDPAGTYTYTVIGTAPCADSSATVTVTIIPNVNAGTDGTLQICTSDTSTYNLFDSLGGTPDTGGTWTPALTSGSGIFDPSVDTEGTYTYTVIGTAPCGDASATVTVSIIEEPNAGTDGTLEVCENDIPQDLFNSLEGTPDLGGSWSPALASGSGIFDPALDSAGTYTYTVTGTAPCADSSATVTVTIVPNADAGTDGTLQICTSDTSTYNLFDSLGGTPDAGGTWTPALTSGSGIFDPSVDTEGTYTYTVLGTAPCGDASATVTVSIIEEPNAGTDGTLEVCENDTPQDLFNSLEGTPNLGGSWSPALASGSGIFDPALDPAGTYTYTVTGTAPCADSSATVTVTIIPNVNAGTDGTLQICTSDTSTYNLFDSLGGTPDAGGTWTPALTSGSGIFDPSVDTEGTYTYTVTGTAPCGDASATVTVSIIEEPNAGTDGTLEVCENDTPQDLSNSLEGSPDLGGSWSPALASGSGIFDPAIDPSGTYTYTVTGTAPCVDSSATVTVTIIPNVNAGTDGTLQICTSDTSTYNLFDSLSNTPDTNGTWTPALTSGSGIFDPSVDTEGTYTYTVTGTAPCGDASATVTVSIIEEPNAGTDGTLEVCENDTATYDLFDSLGDTPNMGGTWSPSLASGTGIFDPATDATGDYTYTVINPGCNTEATATVSVTVVDSPVISDARIQVGMVCLGYSNDVTITLALQVEDGFYDLSYELSGANTISNSASTEFIGGDAVFTIPAEELQNTGETTITITGISSPDISCSEQGSLLVATFTVLDNPTPELSDNGDLFCGEFEPTIAELSANIIDSNIIIWYDAPIDGNVLDETQLLEDGGTYYGAMISDDGCESVIRLDVTVTLDQCFIIPDGFSPNDDGINDTFTIPNLRDLYPDFTLEIYNRYGNVLYKGDTNKPDWNGESHKGVTLGNGICPVGVYFYILNFNDGERKPIQGRVYLSR from the coding sequence ATGAGAGAAGGTAAAATCTATGCTATTAGTAAGTACCTTTTAGGCATTTACATAGTTTTATTTGGCGGCCTTTTTTACTCATCTGCGCAATGTCCAACAGTAAACGATCCTGTTCAAACATTTTGTGACATTGAATCTGTCCTTGTATCCGATTTGGTTGCCCAAGATAATGGTAGTGGTGTCGTATGGTATGATACACCTACTTCAACCACACCTTTGGCCAGTACAGAAGGCCTTGTTAATGGAGAAGATTATTATGCCGATGACAATTCAGGATCCTGTGGTTCACGCCAACAAGTTACCGTAGTTATCTATGGTGCACCAATAGGATTTAATTTCCAAGGTGTTTGTGTAGAAACTCCGGATGATGCAACCATAGCCGATTTAATTGCTATAGGAAATGATGTACAATGGTATCTTTCTTTTTCTGGAGGTACTCCACTACCGGATACAACACTCTTAAGTGACAATACAATTTATTATGCAGACCAAGCTAACCCTGATACTGGCTGTAGAACATCAAGGCTGTCTGTTCTAGTGAATGTAGGATTAGTTCCCATTCCAACAGGAGATGCGGTTCAAGAATTTTGTATTGAATCAGACCCCACTGTAGCCGATTTAAATGCCACAGGGACCAACAACTGGTACGCAACAGCATTTTCCTTCCTCCCACTCGACCCCACAACTCCCTTAATAGATGGAGAAAATTATTATGCCACAACAATTGATCCCCCATGTGAAAGCTTGGGAAGATTTGAAGTTACAGTAGTTATAACACAAGCAAATGAAGCTGGTACGGATGGTCTATTAGAATTATGTGAAGGAGCGTTAGCAACAACCCCTTCCATTAATTTATTTGATTATTTGGAAGGCACACCCTCCAACAATGGTACCTGGGCAGGGCCTTTCCCTACTTCAAACGGAAGTACAGGCACAATTGACACTATAAATTTTACAGTAGCCAACAGCCCTTATGAATTTACTTATTCGGTGGATGAAACGGCAAATTGTCCTACAGCTACTGCCACTGTAACCATAACCATTACGGAGAATTCCAATGCCGGAATTAATGGAACCGTTGACCTTTGTAGTAACGGAAATACTGTAGATTTATTCAACAGTTTAGGCGGTACACCAGACACGGGAGGAACTTGGTCCCCCGCACTTGCTAGCGGAACTGGAATATTTGATCCAACTTTAGATTCAGCTGGTGTCTATACCTATACCGTACCCGGAATTCCTCCATGTGGAGATGCTGTTGCCACCGTAGACGTAAGTATAATTCCGGAGCCAAATGCTGGAAACGATAGTACTTTAGATATCTGCTCTAATGATGCTCCCCAAAATTTATTTGATAGTCTTGGAGGTACGCCTGATATCGGCGGAACCTGGTCCCCTGCACTTGCTAGTGGATCTGACCTTTTCGACCCACTTATAGACACAGCTGGCACCTATACTTATACGGTAGCCGGTATAGCTCCATGCCAATCAGTTAGTGCAACACTAATAGTGACAATTATTTCTGCACCAAATGGAGGAATCAACGCTAATTTGGAATTATGTGAGGAAGATACCAATACCTATAACTTATTCGACACTCTAGAGGGAACTCCAGATTTAGGCGGTAGCTGGTCCCCTGCACTTGCTAGTGGTTCGGGTATTTTTGATCCTGCGATAGATCCTGCAGGGACTTACACCTATACGGTTACAGGAACAGCACCTTGTGCAGACAGTTCAGCAACTGTGACCGTTACACTCATTCCAAATGTCAATGCAGGAACCGATGGTACTCTACAAATTTGTACTTCGGACACTTCTACATACAATTTATTTGATAGTCTTGGTGGAACTCCTGATGCGGGTGGAACTTGGACCCCGGCACTTACAAGTGGTTCAGGCATTTTTGATCCTTCGGTAGACACAGAAGGCACCTATACCTATACTGTTCTGGGAACAGCACCTTGTGGCGATGCTTCCGCTACGGTAACCGTTAGTATTATTGAGGAACCCAATGCTGGAACCGATGGTACTCTAGAAGTTTGTGAGAATGACACCCCTCAAGATTTGTTCAACAGTTTGGAAGGCACTCCAAATTTAGGCGGTAGCTGGTTCCCTGCACTTGCTAGTGGTTCGGGTATTTTTGATCCTGCGATAGATCCTGCTGGAACTTATACCTATACGGTTATAGGAACAGCACCTTGCGCAGACAGTTCAGCAACTGTGACCGTTACAATCATTCCAAATGTCAATGCAGGAACCGATGGTACTCTACAAATTTGTACTTCGGACACTTCTACATACAATTTATTTGATAGTCTTGGTGGCACTCCTGATACAGGTGGAACATGGACCCCGGCACTTACAAGTGGTTCAGGCATTTTTGATCCTTCGGTAGACACAGAAGGCACCTATACCTATACGGTTATAGGAACAGCACCGTGTGGAGATGCTTCCGCTACGGTAACTGTTAGTATTATTGAGGAACCCAACGCAGGAACCGATGGTACTCTGGAAGTTTGTGAGAATGACATCCCTCAAGATTTGTTCAACAGTTTGGAAGGCACTCCAGATTTAGGCGGTAGCTGGTCCCCTGCACTTGCTAGTGGTTCGGGTATTTTTGATCCCGCTTTGGATTCTGCTGGAACTTATACCTATACGGTTACAGGAACAGCACCTTGTGCAGACAGTTCAGCAACTGTGACGGTTACTATTGTTCCTAATGCCGATGCAGGAACCGATGGTACTCTACAAATTTGTACTTCGGACACTTCTACATACAATTTATTTGATAGTCTTGGTGGAACTCCTGATGCGGGTGGAACTTGGACCCCAGCACTTACAAGTGGTTCAGGCATTTTTGATCCTTCGGTAGACACAGAAGGCACCTATACCTATACTGTTCTGGGAACAGCACCTTGTGGCGATGCTTCCGCTACGGTAACCGTTAGTATTATTGAGGAACCCAATGCTGGAACCGATGGTACTCTAGAAGTTTGTGAGAATGACACCCCTCAAGATTTGTTCAACAGTTTGGAAGGCACTCCAAATTTAGGCGGTAGCTGGTCCCCTGCACTTGCTAGTGGTTCGGGTATTTTTGATCCCGCTTTGGATCCTGCTGGAACTTATACCTATACGGTTACAGGAACAGCACCTTGTGCAGACAGTTCAGCAACTGTGACCGTTACAATCATTCCAAATGTCAATGCTGGAACCGATGGTACTCTACAAATTTGTACTTCGGACACTTCTACATACAATTTATTTGATAGTCTTGGTGGCACTCCTGATGCGGGAGGAACCTGGACCCCGGCACTTACAAGTGGTTCAGGCATTTTTGATCCTTCGGTAGACACAGAAGGCACCTATACCTATACGGTTACAGGAACAGCACCGTGTGGAGATGCTTCCGCTACGGTAACTGTTAGTATTATTGAGGAACCCAACGCAGGAACCGATGGTACTCTAGAAGTTTGTGAGAATGACACCCCTCAAGATTTGTCCAACAGTTTGGAAGGCTCTCCAGATTTAGGCGGTAGCTGGTCCCCTGCACTTGCTAGTGGTTCGGGTATTTTTGATCCTGCGATAGACCCTTCTGGAACTTATACCTATACGGTTACAGGAACAGCACCTTGTGTAGACAGTTCAGCAACTGTGACCGTTACTATCATTCCAAATGTCAATGCTGGAACCGATGGTACTCTACAAATTTGTACTTCGGACACTTCTACATACAATTTATTTGATAGTCTTAGCAACACTCCGGATACAAATGGAACTTGGACCCCAGCACTTACAAGTGGTTCAGGCATTTTTGATCCTTCGGTAGACACAGAAGGAACCTATACCTATACGGTTACAGGAACAGCACCTTGTGGCGATGCTTCCGCTACGGTAACCGTTAGTATTATTGAGGAACCCAACGCAGGAACCGATGGTACTCTAGAAGTTTGTGAAAACGATACAGCCACATATGATTTATTCGACAGCCTAGGCGACACTCCTAATATGGGCGGAACCTGGTCTCCCTCACTTGCCAGTGGCACGGGTATTTTCGATCCAGCCACGGACGCTACTGGAGACTACACATACACCGTTATTAATCCTGGATGTAACACGGAAGCAACTGCAACCGTAAGCGTTACGGTTGTTGACAGCCCTGTTATTTCAGATGCCCGTATTCAAGTTGGCATGGTTTGTCTAGGGTATTCAAATGATGTAACCATTACATTGGCTCTTCAAGTGGAAGATGGTTTTTACGATTTAAGCTATGAGCTTTCTGGGGCTAATACAATTTCAAATTCCGCTTCGACCGAATTTATAGGCGGTGATGCTGTTTTCACAATTCCGGCTGAGGAATTACAAAATACAGGAGAGACCACTATTACGATTACAGGAATTTCTTCTCCAGATATCTCCTGTAGTGAACAAGGTTCTTTATTAGTAGCTACATTTACTGTACTCGATAATCCTACTCCCGAATTATCAGACAATGGAGATTTATTCTGTGGGGAATTTGAACCTACAATAGCAGAGCTTTCTGCCAACATTATAGATTCTAATATCATTATTTGGTACGATGCTCCTATTGATGGCAATGTATTAGATGAAACGCAACTCCTTGAAGATGGTGGTACTTATTATGGTGCGATGATTTCAGATGATGGTTGTGAAAGCGTTATCCGATTGGATGTAACTGTAACTTTAGACCAATGTTTTATCATTCCTGATGGTTTTTCACCCAATGATGATGGCATCAACGATACGTTTACGATACCAAATTTAAGGGATCTATATCCTGATTTCACATTGGAAATTTACAATAGATATGGCAACGTATTATATAAAGGAGATACCAATAAACCTGATTGGAATGGTGAATCCCACAAAGGAGTTACCCTAGGAAACGGTATCTGTCCTGTGGGAGTATATTTTTACATTTTGAATTTTAATGATGGGGAGAGAAAACCTATTCAAGGACGTGTTTATCTAAGCAGATAG
- a CDS encoding type IX secretion system membrane protein PorP/SprF has translation MTLKNITYRITVLMFLLGLAAQSQQDPQYTQYMFNMSVINPAYATDDPNTINLGGFYRAQWVGSEGGPTTGTFFAHTPIANRLEGGISVVHDQIGDVVKETNAYVDVAYVIPMSERTKLSLGIKAGATFFSTNFNGFIYSDPLPDPAFASNISETFPNIGAGAFYFGDNFYAGFSVPNILKSEHLKNDSGIVTSGAEEIHFFLTGGYVFQLNDHLKLKPAFMTKAVSGAPMSLDLTANVLINEIVELGAGYRFDDSVSGLINFRITKSLRFGYAYDYTLSNLGRFNSGTHEVMLLFDISKFGVGYDKSPRFF, from the coding sequence ATGACACTTAAAAATATAACATATCGCATCACTGTTTTGATGTTTTTACTTGGATTGGCAGCCCAATCCCAACAGGATCCACAGTACACGCAATACATGTTTAACATGAGCGTGATTAATCCCGCCTATGCTACAGATGATCCAAACACCATCAATCTTGGTGGATTTTATCGCGCACAGTGGGTAGGTTCCGAAGGAGGCCCAACAACAGGCACTTTTTTTGCACATACTCCCATTGCCAATCGTTTAGAAGGAGGTATATCTGTAGTGCATGATCAAATTGGAGATGTGGTTAAAGAAACTAATGCTTATGTGGATGTAGCCTACGTAATTCCTATGAGTGAACGCACAAAACTGTCTCTGGGAATTAAAGCGGGAGCAACCTTTTTTAGTACCAATTTTAACGGCTTTATTTATTCCGATCCTCTTCCCGACCCTGCCTTTGCCTCAAATATTAGTGAAACATTTCCTAACATTGGAGCCGGAGCTTTCTATTTTGGTGACAACTTTTACGCTGGTTTTTCCGTTCCTAATATTTTAAAATCTGAACACCTAAAAAACGATAGTGGTATTGTAACCAGTGGTGCAGAGGAAATTCATTTCTTTTTAACAGGGGGCTATGTCTTTCAATTGAATGACCATTTAAAATTAAAACCAGCCTTTATGACAAAGGCCGTTTCCGGAGCTCCAATGTCTTTAGACTTAACAGCCAATGTTCTTATCAATGAAATTGTAGAATTGGGTGCTGGGTATCGCTTCGATGATTCGGTAAGCGGTTTGATTAATTTCAGAATTACTAAATCCTTAAGATTTGGATATGCCTACGATTACACGCTTTCAAATTTGGGACGATTCAACTCCGGAACTCATGAGGTAATGCTGTTGTTTGACATCAGTAAATTTGGTGTGGGATATGATAAATCACCAAGATTTTTCTAA
- a CDS encoding S9 family peptidase translates to MKIYISGLLSLLAISMFSQKKIMDHSDVANWKTINNTQIAPNGQYVVYDITVENSDSSLELKEKSGNLIFEHEHAKGGRFTYDSKFLLFEINPVKDSILAMKRQKIEANELPKDSLGIYNLQSGNLMKLANLKSYKIPEKWSGFVALELLAIKEKSKESEESKIPSDKRKKKVSKKNGYHLVVVSLNTNQRDTLKYVTNYTFSKFGNRLAYSTTGDEKNSGAGVYVINFENNETNQIHGATSATYVHLKFSESGKQLGFIADQDTTKVQVRPNELFVWGEGDSVAQKVVDNNTSPKGYLVSPYETLTFSRDESKLYFGLRKPPVVKDTTLLDEEVVNVEVWTYDEPRLYTVQELDLKKDSIKSFTTVYDLKKNKLVPLATKAYPNVSITNHGDAKWALVNNPQPYTLESQWTGMSLMDFALVNTENGEVEPILKAVPEAKLSPKGNYVYGYHDIDSTWFVYNIKKGTKVNLTEGIAFADELNDVPAPAYAYGSAGWTNNDKSLLLYDRYDIWSFDPETGKGTKLTEGRNLKKVYRYIRLNKEEEALDTKQNWLLSVFNDETKESGYAQLNAKSKVLEEIVYGPYHFGKPIKALQSSEMVFTRESFQEFPDIRITEDYFKTNTRLSNANPQQSQFNWGTIELVHWNSLDGIPMTGMLVKPENFDPNKTYPMVVNFYERSSDNLHKHRTPSFGRSTINYSFYASRGYLIFNPDVTYREGYPGESAFNCVLPGVTNLIEKGFVDSNNIGVQGHSWGGYQIAYLVTKTNIFKAAEAGAPVPNMISAYGGIRWWTGLSRQFQYEHGQSRIGGTPWQYPARYIENSPIFNIDKVHTPLLIMHNDADGHVPWYQGIELFVSLRRLGKPSWFLNYEGEPHWPQKYQNKRDFNIRLAQYFDYFLKGAPKPLWMEKGVPAIEKGIDQGYELLEK, encoded by the coding sequence ATGAAAATTTACATTTCAGGCCTACTTAGTTTGTTGGCAATTTCCATGTTTTCTCAAAAAAAAATCATGGACCATTCCGATGTAGCAAATTGGAAGACGATAAACAATACACAAATTGCTCCTAACGGTCAATATGTAGTATATGACATTACTGTTGAAAACTCAGATTCTTCTTTAGAGCTTAAAGAAAAGTCAGGAAACTTGATTTTTGAACATGAGCACGCCAAAGGAGGACGTTTCACCTATGATTCCAAGTTCTTGTTATTTGAAATCAATCCCGTAAAGGATTCTATATTGGCTATGAAACGGCAAAAAATAGAAGCAAATGAATTGCCTAAAGACTCCTTGGGTATTTACAATTTGCAATCAGGTAACTTGATGAAACTTGCCAATTTAAAATCGTATAAAATACCTGAAAAGTGGTCTGGTTTTGTGGCTCTAGAGTTACTTGCTATTAAAGAAAAATCTAAGGAAAGTGAAGAGTCAAAAATACCTTCAGACAAACGGAAAAAAAAGGTTAGTAAAAAGAATGGATACCATTTGGTAGTGGTCAGCTTAAATACAAACCAACGGGACACGCTTAAATATGTCACCAATTATACTTTTTCAAAATTTGGAAATCGATTGGCTTATTCAACAACAGGGGATGAAAAAAATAGCGGTGCCGGGGTTTATGTTATAAATTTTGAAAACAATGAGACCAATCAAATCCATGGGGCTACATCGGCAACATATGTTCATTTAAAGTTTAGTGAATCAGGAAAACAGTTAGGCTTTATAGCAGATCAAGATACTACAAAGGTTCAAGTAAGGCCTAATGAATTATTTGTTTGGGGTGAAGGCGATTCTGTAGCCCAAAAAGTTGTTGACAATAACACCTCGCCTAAGGGGTATTTGGTTTCTCCTTATGAAACTTTGACGTTTTCTCGGGATGAATCCAAATTATATTTTGGGTTGAGAAAACCTCCAGTGGTTAAAGATACAACACTCTTGGATGAGGAAGTGGTAAACGTGGAGGTTTGGACTTATGACGAGCCAAGACTCTATACCGTTCAGGAATTAGATCTTAAAAAGGATAGTATTAAATCCTTTACTACTGTGTACGATTTGAAAAAAAATAAGTTAGTGCCGTTGGCTACCAAAGCTTACCCTAACGTTTCAATTACAAATCATGGGGATGCAAAATGGGCTTTGGTAAATAATCCACAACCCTATACTTTAGAAAGTCAATGGACTGGGATGAGTTTAATGGATTTTGCTTTGGTAAATACAGAAAATGGAGAAGTTGAGCCAATTTTAAAAGCGGTTCCCGAAGCCAAATTAAGTCCCAAAGGGAATTACGTATATGGTTATCATGATATAGACAGCACTTGGTTTGTATACAATATCAAAAAGGGAACCAAAGTCAATTTAACAGAGGGTATCGCTTTTGCAGACGAATTGAATGACGTGCCTGCTCCGGCATACGCTTATGGTAGTGCTGGATGGACAAATAATGACAAGTCCCTGTTACTTTACGATCGCTATGATATTTGGAGTTTTGATCCAGAAACAGGAAAAGGAACAAAACTAACGGAAGGTAGAAATTTAAAAAAGGTATATAGATATATTCGTTTGAACAAGGAAGAAGAAGCTTTGGATACAAAGCAAAATTGGCTCTTATCTGTTTTTAATGACGAAACTAAAGAATCTGGTTACGCTCAATTAAATGCAAAGTCTAAAGTTCTTGAGGAAATAGTTTATGGTCCGTATCATTTTGGTAAACCTATTAAAGCACTACAAAGTAGTGAAATGGTTTTTACAAGAGAATCTTTTCAAGAGTTCCCAGACATTAGAATTACTGAAGATTATTTTAAAACAAACACCCGTTTAAGTAATGCCAATCCTCAGCAATCACAGTTTAATTGGGGAACAATAGAATTGGTGCATTGGAATTCATTGGATGGTATCCCTATGACAGGGATGCTTGTAAAACCAGAAAATTTCGATCCGAATAAAACTTACCCTATGGTGGTCAATTTTTATGAGCGAAGTTCAGATAATTTACATAAGCACCGTACACCATCTTTTGGTAGATCTACAATTAATTATAGTTTTTATGCCAGTAGAGGTTATTTGATTTTTAATCCTGATGTAACCTATCGAGAAGGATATCCCGGTGAAAGTGCCTTTAATTGTGTACTTCCGGGAGTAACCAATTTAATTGAAAAGGGCTTTGTGGACAGTAATAATATTGGGGTTCAAGGCCATAGTTGGGGCGGTTACCAAATAGCCTATCTGGTCACCAAAACCAATATTTTCAAGGCTGCGGAAGCTGGGGCTCCGGTTCCAAATATGATTAGTGCTTATGGAGGTATTAGATGGTGGACTGGGTTAAGCAGACAGTTTCAATACGAGCACGGTCAAAGTAGGATTGGTGGAACTCCTTGGCAATATCCTGCTCGATACATTGAAAACTCTCCTATTTTTAATATTGATAAAGTCCATACGCCTCTTTTGATTATGCATAATGATGCCGATGGTCACGTGCCATGGTACCAAGGGATAGAATTGTTTGTAAGTTTGAGAAGATTAGGGAAACCGTCATGGTTTTTAAATTATGAAGGAGAACCGCATTGGCCCCAGAAATATCAAAACAAAAGAGATTTCAATATTAGATTAGCGCAATATTTCGATTATTTTCTGAAGGGAGCTCCAAAGCCACTTTGGATGGAAAAAGGAGTACCTGCTATTGAAAAAGGGATTGACCAAGGATATGAACTCTTAGAAAAATAA
- a CDS encoding LysM peptidoglycan-binding domain-containing protein codes for MKIFYNVFIFFLCCFQLATAQQNTIKHKVKKGENVYRIGLKYGVSPEEIYQLNPGSSESIYIGQVLIIPSSKENSSTNSVATQTNKSSFTHIVRQGETKFGLAKQFGISIAQLEQDNPHIKGGLQVGHELTINKGNRPVSTPSKPSYTTSNPSTVTEAVETIKKSNDKIQYYSYTVKPKETLYSLSVQAEMKPSEFLILNPDLINGVKVGQTVKMPKKGSATVNSKSTATDKATSTIAATSSRYDNLAKTVDFSKNTELMFLFPYSEKELSDRLRSINTFSEVQDSVFRQNLEFYRGAQLAIDSLKKMGFKFNLDIVKMENEKLLLKPNPDKNSRAVIWPFKNTKTEEAALMFATQNIPVITLENTSTKPGLANIYEAVPSQTTQREAILNYIKRNPNNNVIVINDKYRRESKSFISNWLPEAQFLDLKNNGTFKDDDLLNLLQKGKNNIVIFDTDKNSTYLSSTTLLLSQVSKYDIQLAVIDPELIPDDAEVSSKRFRILQLMYPSATALKQSNATNLFIKKYTYLYKSTPPQNVIYGFDITFDTLLRMAQPESFENAVKNNVTEYVNIKFDYRPNAKGSYDNKGVYIIQYDAESFLKEVN; via the coding sequence ATGAAGATATTTTATAATGTTTTTATCTTTTTTTTATGTTGTTTCCAACTGGCAACCGCACAGCAAAACACTATAAAACACAAAGTTAAAAAAGGTGAAAACGTTTATCGTATTGGATTAAAGTATGGCGTGAGCCCCGAAGAAATTTACCAGCTTAACCCTGGAAGTTCGGAAAGTATTTATATAGGACAAGTGTTAATTATTCCTTCTTCGAAAGAAAATTCTTCCACAAATAGCGTTGCAACACAAACCAATAAAAGCAGTTTCACCCATATTGTACGTCAAGGGGAAACTAAATTTGGCCTAGCTAAACAATTTGGTATTTCTATCGCACAGCTTGAGCAGGACAATCCCCATATTAAAGGAGGGCTACAAGTAGGCCATGAATTAACCATAAATAAAGGCAATCGACCTGTTAGCACTCCTAGCAAACCGTCCTACACAACATCGAATCCTTCAACAGTAACCGAAGCCGTTGAGACCATAAAAAAATCGAATGACAAAATTCAATATTATAGCTATACGGTTAAACCTAAAGAAACCCTTTACAGCTTATCGGTTCAAGCGGAAATGAAACCTTCGGAATTTCTAATTTTAAATCCCGACCTTATAAATGGAGTTAAAGTTGGTCAAACGGTAAAAATGCCTAAAAAGGGAAGTGCTACCGTGAATTCCAAGAGTACAGCAACGGATAAAGCTACATCAACAATAGCAGCAACTTCTTCCAGATATGATAATTTGGCTAAGACTGTAGACTTTTCAAAGAATACAGAATTAATGTTCTTATTTCCTTATTCTGAAAAGGAGTTAAGCGACCGCCTTCGATCCATAAATACATTTTCTGAAGTACAAGATTCTGTTTTTCGTCAAAACCTTGAATTTTATAGAGGCGCTCAATTAGCGATTGATTCCCTAAAAAAAATGGGATTCAAATTTAACTTGGACATTGTAAAAATGGAGAACGAGAAGCTCTTGTTAAAGCCTAACCCTGACAAGAATTCCCGAGCAGTAATCTGGCCTTTTAAAAACACCAAAACCGAAGAAGCTGCTCTAATGTTTGCAACGCAAAATATCCCTGTGATCACTTTAGAAAATACTTCAACAAAACCTGGTTTGGCAAACATATATGAAGCAGTGCCTTCCCAAACTACCCAGCGTGAAGCCATTTTAAATTACATTAAACGCAACCCCAATAACAACGTTATTGTTATCAACGATAAATACAGAAGAGAAAGCAAAAGCTTCATCTCAAATTGGTTACCGGAAGCGCAATTTTTAGATCTTAAAAACAATGGTACTTTTAAAGACGATGACCTATTAAATTTATTACAAAAAGGGAAAAACAACATTGTAATTTTTGATACCGATAAAAACAGCACATATCTTAGTTCAACAACACTATTGTTGAGCCAAGTAAGTAAATACGACATCCAATTGGCGGTTATTGACCCTGAATTAATACCCGATGATGCCGAAGTGTCTTCAAAAAGATTCCGAATCTTACAATTGATGTACCCTTCAGCAACAGCTTTAAAACAATCCAACGCCACCAATTTATTCATCAAAAAATACACCTATTTATATAAGAGTACTCCACCTCAAAACGTCATTTATGGATTCGACATTACATTTGATACTTTGCTGAGAATGGCGCAACCGGAGTCTTTTGAAAATGCAGTAAAAAATAATGTTACGGAATATGTAAATATCAAGTTTGACTATAGACCAAATGCCAAGGGAAGTTACGACAACAAAGGGGTTTATATCATCCAATATGATGCAGAAAGCTTTTTAAAAGAAGTGAACTGA